In Calonectris borealis chromosome Z, bCalBor7.hap1.2, whole genome shotgun sequence, a single genomic region encodes these proteins:
- the MCCC2 gene encoding methylcrotonoyl-CoA carboxylase beta chain, mitochondrial isoform X1: MLLGPRLLLGRWRLLRHAAAAAPPARAYRGEAVAAVGSRPDAGSALYQENYERMKALVTELQEQAEKIRLGGGEKARKLHTSRGKLLPRERIDRLIDPGSPFLEFSQFAGYQLYGNEEVPAGGIITGIGRVSGVECLIVANDATVKGGTYYPITVKKHLRAQEIAMQNHLPCLYLVDSGGANLPRQAEVFPDRDHFGRIFYNQAVMSSQGIPQIAVVMGSCTAGGAYVPAMADESIIVGKQGTIFLGGPPLVKAATGEEVSAEDLGGADLHCRKSGVTDHYALDDNHAIHLARKAVRSLNLQKKVNVTIEPSEEPLFPADEIYGIVGDQLKRNFDVKEVIARIVDGSKFDEFKALYGDTLITGFARIFGYPVGVIGNNGVLFSESAKKGTHFIQLCCQRNIPIVFLQNITGFMVGREYEAGGIAKDGAKMVTAVACASVPKITVIIGGSYGAGNYGMCGRAYSPRFLYMWPNARISVMGGEQAATVLATIAKDQKAREGKQLSEADEAALKEPIIRRFEEEGNPYYSSARRRHALAGIILLVLLWDDGIIDPADTRLVLGLSLSAALNAPMKKTEFGVFRM; this comes from the exons ATGCTGCTGGGCCCGCGGCTGCTGCTGGGCCGCTGGCGGTTGCTGCGCCacgcggcggccgccgccccgcccgcccgcgcctaCCGCggcgaggcggtggcggcggtgggCTCGCGCCCCGACGCGGGCTCCGCGCTCTACCAG GAAAACTATGAACGAATGAAAGCACTGGTAACTGAACTCcaagagcaagcagaaaaaatCAGATTAG GAGGTGGAGAAAAAGCTCGTAAGCTTCACACATCAAGAGGAAAGCTGTTACCCAGAGAGAGAATTGACAGGCTTATTGATCCTGG GTCTCCGTTCCTGGAGTTCTCCCAGTTTGCAGGCTACCAGTTGTATGGTAATGAAGAGGTACCGGCAGGAGGCATTATCACAGGCATTGGACGAGTATCTGG ggtGGAATGCTTGATTGTTGCTAATGATGCAACTGTCAAAGGTGGTACCTATTATCCCATCACTGTTAAGAAACATTTACGTGCTCAAGAAATTGCAATGCAAAATCATCTCCCTTGCCTGTATTTGG TTGATTCAGGAGGAGCAAATTTACCTCGGCAAGCAGAAGTATTTCCAGATCGAGATCATTTTGGTCGTATTTTCTATAATCAAGCAGTCATGTCCTCACAAGGAATTCCACAG ATAGCAGTAGTAATGGGATCCTGTACAGCCGGAGGAGCATACGTACCTGCAATGGCTGATGAAAGTATTATTGTTGGCAAACAGGGAACAATATTCTTGGGAGGGCCACCACTG GTTAAAGCAGCAACAGGTGAAGAGGTATCAGCAGAGGATCTTGGAGGGGCGGATCTTCACTGCAg AAAATCTGGTGTAACAGATCATTATGCTTTGGATGACAATCATGCGATTCATCTAGCAAGGAAAGCTGTAAGAAGTTTAAATCTCCAAAAGAAAGTAAAT GTAACTATAGAACCATCAGAAGAGCCTTTATTTCCTGCTGATGAAATATATGGAATTGTTGGTGACCAGCTAAAAAGAAACTTTGATGTCAAAGAG GTCATTGCTAGAATTGTAGATGGAAGTAAATTTGATGAATTCAAAGCCTTGTATGGGGATACTTTAATTACAG GATTTGCAAGAATATTTGGTTATCCAGTAGGAGTTATTGGAAACAATGGAGTTCTTTTCTCAGAGTCAGCAAAAAAG GGTACACATTTTATCCAGTTGTGTTGCCAGAGAAATATTCCCATTGTGTTTTTGCAGAATATTACAG GTTTCATGGTTGGTAGAGAATATGAAGCTGGAGGGATAGCAAAAGATGGTGCCAAGATGGTAACTGCTGTAGCTTGTGCCAGTGTACCTAAAATAACAGTGATTATTGGTGGTTCTTATGGAGCTGGAAACTATGGGATGTGTGGAAGAGCATATAG TCCAAGATTTCTTTATATGTGGCCAAATGCTCGCATATCGGTGATGGGAGGGGAACAAGCTGCAACTGTTCTAGCTACAATAGCTAAGGACCAAAAAGCAAGGGAGGGAAAACAG TTATCTGAGGCAGATGAAGCAGCTTTGAAGGAGCCAATCATTAGGAGgtttgaggaggaaggaaatcCTTACTATTCCAGTGCAAG GAGAAGGCATGCACTTGCAGGAATTATTCTGTTGGTTCT ATTATGGGATGACGGAATTATTGATCCAGCTGACACAAGACTGGTTTTGGGCCTCAGTCTCAGCGCAGCATTAAATGCACCTATGAAGAAGACAGAATTTGGGGTTTTCAGGATGTAA
- the MCCC2 gene encoding methylcrotonoyl-CoA carboxylase beta chain, mitochondrial isoform X5 codes for MKALVTELQEQAEKIRLGGGEKARKLHTSRGKLLPRERIDRLIDPGSPFLEFSQFAGYQLYGNEEVPAGGIITGIGRVSGVECLIVANDATVKGGTYYPITVKKHLRAQEIAMQNHLPCLYLVDSGGANLPRQAEVFPDRDHFGRIFYNQAVMSSQGIPQIAVVMGSCTAGGAYVPAMADESIIVGKQGTIFLGGPPLVKAATGEEVSAEDLGGADLHCRKSGVTDHYALDDNHAIHLARKAVRSLNLQKKVNVTIEPSEEPLFPADEIYGIVGDQLKRNFDVKEVIARIVDGSKFDEFKALYGDTLITGFARIFGYPVGVIGNNGVLFSESAKKGTHFIQLCCQRNIPIVFLQNITGFMVGREYEAGGIAKDGAKMVTAVACASVPKITVIIGGSYGAGNYGMCGRAYSPRFLYMWPNARISVMGGEQAATVLATIAKDQKAREGKQLSEADEAALKEPIIRRFEEEGNPYYSSARLWDDGIIDPADTRLVLGLSLSAALNAPMKKTEFGVFRM; via the exons ATGAAAGCACTGGTAACTGAACTCcaagagcaagcagaaaaaatCAGATTAG GAGGTGGAGAAAAAGCTCGTAAGCTTCACACATCAAGAGGAAAGCTGTTACCCAGAGAGAGAATTGACAGGCTTATTGATCCTGG GTCTCCGTTCCTGGAGTTCTCCCAGTTTGCAGGCTACCAGTTGTATGGTAATGAAGAGGTACCGGCAGGAGGCATTATCACAGGCATTGGACGAGTATCTGG ggtGGAATGCTTGATTGTTGCTAATGATGCAACTGTCAAAGGTGGTACCTATTATCCCATCACTGTTAAGAAACATTTACGTGCTCAAGAAATTGCAATGCAAAATCATCTCCCTTGCCTGTATTTGG TTGATTCAGGAGGAGCAAATTTACCTCGGCAAGCAGAAGTATTTCCAGATCGAGATCATTTTGGTCGTATTTTCTATAATCAAGCAGTCATGTCCTCACAAGGAATTCCACAG ATAGCAGTAGTAATGGGATCCTGTACAGCCGGAGGAGCATACGTACCTGCAATGGCTGATGAAAGTATTATTGTTGGCAAACAGGGAACAATATTCTTGGGAGGGCCACCACTG GTTAAAGCAGCAACAGGTGAAGAGGTATCAGCAGAGGATCTTGGAGGGGCGGATCTTCACTGCAg AAAATCTGGTGTAACAGATCATTATGCTTTGGATGACAATCATGCGATTCATCTAGCAAGGAAAGCTGTAAGAAGTTTAAATCTCCAAAAGAAAGTAAAT GTAACTATAGAACCATCAGAAGAGCCTTTATTTCCTGCTGATGAAATATATGGAATTGTTGGTGACCAGCTAAAAAGAAACTTTGATGTCAAAGAG GTCATTGCTAGAATTGTAGATGGAAGTAAATTTGATGAATTCAAAGCCTTGTATGGGGATACTTTAATTACAG GATTTGCAAGAATATTTGGTTATCCAGTAGGAGTTATTGGAAACAATGGAGTTCTTTTCTCAGAGTCAGCAAAAAAG GGTACACATTTTATCCAGTTGTGTTGCCAGAGAAATATTCCCATTGTGTTTTTGCAGAATATTACAG GTTTCATGGTTGGTAGAGAATATGAAGCTGGAGGGATAGCAAAAGATGGTGCCAAGATGGTAACTGCTGTAGCTTGTGCCAGTGTACCTAAAATAACAGTGATTATTGGTGGTTCTTATGGAGCTGGAAACTATGGGATGTGTGGAAGAGCATATAG TCCAAGATTTCTTTATATGTGGCCAAATGCTCGCATATCGGTGATGGGAGGGGAACAAGCTGCAACTGTTCTAGCTACAATAGCTAAGGACCAAAAAGCAAGGGAGGGAAAACAG TTATCTGAGGCAGATGAAGCAGCTTTGAAGGAGCCAATCATTAGGAGgtttgaggaggaaggaaatcCTTACTATTCCAGTGCAAG ATTATGGGATGACGGAATTATTGATCCAGCTGACACAAGACTGGTTTTGGGCCTCAGTCTCAGCGCAGCATTAAATGCACCTATGAAGAAGACAGAATTTGGGGTTTTCAGGATGTAA
- the MCCC2 gene encoding methylcrotonoyl-CoA carboxylase beta chain, mitochondrial isoform X4 translates to MKALVTELQEQAEKIRLGGGEKARKLHTSRGKLLPRERIDRLIDPGSPFLEFSQFAGYQLYGNEEVPAGGIITGIGRVSGVECLIVANDATVKGGTYYPITVKKHLRAQEIAMQNHLPCLYLVDSGGANLPRQAEVFPDRDHFGRIFYNQAVMSSQGIPQIAVVMGSCTAGGAYVPAMADESIIVGKQGTIFLGGPPLVKAATGEEVSAEDLGGADLHCRKSGVTDHYALDDNHAIHLARKAVRSLNLQKKVNVTIEPSEEPLFPADEIYGIVGDQLKRNFDVKEVIARIVDGSKFDEFKALYGDTLITGFARIFGYPVGVIGNNGVLFSESAKKGTHFIQLCCQRNIPIVFLQNITGFMVGREYEAGGIAKDGAKMVTAVACASVPKITVIIGGSYGAGNYGMCGRAYSPRFLYMWPNARISVMGGEQAATVLATIAKDQKAREGKQLSEADEAALKEPIIRRFEEEGNPYYSSARRRHALAGIILLVLLWDDGIIDPADTRLVLGLSLSAALNAPMKKTEFGVFRM, encoded by the exons ATGAAAGCACTGGTAACTGAACTCcaagagcaagcagaaaaaatCAGATTAG GAGGTGGAGAAAAAGCTCGTAAGCTTCACACATCAAGAGGAAAGCTGTTACCCAGAGAGAGAATTGACAGGCTTATTGATCCTGG GTCTCCGTTCCTGGAGTTCTCCCAGTTTGCAGGCTACCAGTTGTATGGTAATGAAGAGGTACCGGCAGGAGGCATTATCACAGGCATTGGACGAGTATCTGG ggtGGAATGCTTGATTGTTGCTAATGATGCAACTGTCAAAGGTGGTACCTATTATCCCATCACTGTTAAGAAACATTTACGTGCTCAAGAAATTGCAATGCAAAATCATCTCCCTTGCCTGTATTTGG TTGATTCAGGAGGAGCAAATTTACCTCGGCAAGCAGAAGTATTTCCAGATCGAGATCATTTTGGTCGTATTTTCTATAATCAAGCAGTCATGTCCTCACAAGGAATTCCACAG ATAGCAGTAGTAATGGGATCCTGTACAGCCGGAGGAGCATACGTACCTGCAATGGCTGATGAAAGTATTATTGTTGGCAAACAGGGAACAATATTCTTGGGAGGGCCACCACTG GTTAAAGCAGCAACAGGTGAAGAGGTATCAGCAGAGGATCTTGGAGGGGCGGATCTTCACTGCAg AAAATCTGGTGTAACAGATCATTATGCTTTGGATGACAATCATGCGATTCATCTAGCAAGGAAAGCTGTAAGAAGTTTAAATCTCCAAAAGAAAGTAAAT GTAACTATAGAACCATCAGAAGAGCCTTTATTTCCTGCTGATGAAATATATGGAATTGTTGGTGACCAGCTAAAAAGAAACTTTGATGTCAAAGAG GTCATTGCTAGAATTGTAGATGGAAGTAAATTTGATGAATTCAAAGCCTTGTATGGGGATACTTTAATTACAG GATTTGCAAGAATATTTGGTTATCCAGTAGGAGTTATTGGAAACAATGGAGTTCTTTTCTCAGAGTCAGCAAAAAAG GGTACACATTTTATCCAGTTGTGTTGCCAGAGAAATATTCCCATTGTGTTTTTGCAGAATATTACAG GTTTCATGGTTGGTAGAGAATATGAAGCTGGAGGGATAGCAAAAGATGGTGCCAAGATGGTAACTGCTGTAGCTTGTGCCAGTGTACCTAAAATAACAGTGATTATTGGTGGTTCTTATGGAGCTGGAAACTATGGGATGTGTGGAAGAGCATATAG TCCAAGATTTCTTTATATGTGGCCAAATGCTCGCATATCGGTGATGGGAGGGGAACAAGCTGCAACTGTTCTAGCTACAATAGCTAAGGACCAAAAAGCAAGGGAGGGAAAACAG TTATCTGAGGCAGATGAAGCAGCTTTGAAGGAGCCAATCATTAGGAGgtttgaggaggaaggaaatcCTTACTATTCCAGTGCAAG GAGAAGGCATGCACTTGCAGGAATTATTCTGTTGGTTCT ATTATGGGATGACGGAATTATTGATCCAGCTGACACAAGACTGGTTTTGGGCCTCAGTCTCAGCGCAGCATTAAATGCACCTATGAAGAAGACAGAATTTGGGGTTTTCAGGATGTAA
- the MCCC2 gene encoding methylcrotonoyl-CoA carboxylase beta chain, mitochondrial isoform X2 translates to MLLGPRLLLGRWRLLRHAAAAAPPARAYRGEAVAAVGSRPDAGSALYQENYERMKALVTELQEQAEKIRLGGGEKARKLHTSRGKLLPRERIDRLIDPGSPFLEFSQFAGYQLYGNEEVPAGGIITGIGRVSGVECLIVANDATVKGGTYYPITVKKHLRAQEIAMQNHLPCLYLVDSGGANLPRQAEVFPDRDHFGRIFYNQAVMSSQGIPQIAVVMGSCTAGGAYVPAMADESIIVGKQGTIFLGGPPLVKAATGEEVSAEDLGGADLHCRKSGVTDHYALDDNHAIHLARKAVRSLNLQKKVNVTIEPSEEPLFPADEIYGIVGDQLKRNFDVKEVIARIVDGSKFDEFKALYGDTLITGFARIFGYPVGVIGNNGVLFSESAKKGTHFIQLCCQRNIPIVFLQNITGFMVGREYEAGGIAKDGAKMVTAVACASVPKITVIIGGSYGAGNYGMCGRAYSPRFLYMWPNARISVMGGEQAATVLATIAKDQKAREGKQLSEADEAALKEPIIRRFEEEGNPYYSSARLWDDGIIDPADTRLVLGLSLSAALNAPMKKTEFGVFRM, encoded by the exons ATGCTGCTGGGCCCGCGGCTGCTGCTGGGCCGCTGGCGGTTGCTGCGCCacgcggcggccgccgccccgcccgcccgcgcctaCCGCggcgaggcggtggcggcggtgggCTCGCGCCCCGACGCGGGCTCCGCGCTCTACCAG GAAAACTATGAACGAATGAAAGCACTGGTAACTGAACTCcaagagcaagcagaaaaaatCAGATTAG GAGGTGGAGAAAAAGCTCGTAAGCTTCACACATCAAGAGGAAAGCTGTTACCCAGAGAGAGAATTGACAGGCTTATTGATCCTGG GTCTCCGTTCCTGGAGTTCTCCCAGTTTGCAGGCTACCAGTTGTATGGTAATGAAGAGGTACCGGCAGGAGGCATTATCACAGGCATTGGACGAGTATCTGG ggtGGAATGCTTGATTGTTGCTAATGATGCAACTGTCAAAGGTGGTACCTATTATCCCATCACTGTTAAGAAACATTTACGTGCTCAAGAAATTGCAATGCAAAATCATCTCCCTTGCCTGTATTTGG TTGATTCAGGAGGAGCAAATTTACCTCGGCAAGCAGAAGTATTTCCAGATCGAGATCATTTTGGTCGTATTTTCTATAATCAAGCAGTCATGTCCTCACAAGGAATTCCACAG ATAGCAGTAGTAATGGGATCCTGTACAGCCGGAGGAGCATACGTACCTGCAATGGCTGATGAAAGTATTATTGTTGGCAAACAGGGAACAATATTCTTGGGAGGGCCACCACTG GTTAAAGCAGCAACAGGTGAAGAGGTATCAGCAGAGGATCTTGGAGGGGCGGATCTTCACTGCAg AAAATCTGGTGTAACAGATCATTATGCTTTGGATGACAATCATGCGATTCATCTAGCAAGGAAAGCTGTAAGAAGTTTAAATCTCCAAAAGAAAGTAAAT GTAACTATAGAACCATCAGAAGAGCCTTTATTTCCTGCTGATGAAATATATGGAATTGTTGGTGACCAGCTAAAAAGAAACTTTGATGTCAAAGAG GTCATTGCTAGAATTGTAGATGGAAGTAAATTTGATGAATTCAAAGCCTTGTATGGGGATACTTTAATTACAG GATTTGCAAGAATATTTGGTTATCCAGTAGGAGTTATTGGAAACAATGGAGTTCTTTTCTCAGAGTCAGCAAAAAAG GGTACACATTTTATCCAGTTGTGTTGCCAGAGAAATATTCCCATTGTGTTTTTGCAGAATATTACAG GTTTCATGGTTGGTAGAGAATATGAAGCTGGAGGGATAGCAAAAGATGGTGCCAAGATGGTAACTGCTGTAGCTTGTGCCAGTGTACCTAAAATAACAGTGATTATTGGTGGTTCTTATGGAGCTGGAAACTATGGGATGTGTGGAAGAGCATATAG TCCAAGATTTCTTTATATGTGGCCAAATGCTCGCATATCGGTGATGGGAGGGGAACAAGCTGCAACTGTTCTAGCTACAATAGCTAAGGACCAAAAAGCAAGGGAGGGAAAACAG TTATCTGAGGCAGATGAAGCAGCTTTGAAGGAGCCAATCATTAGGAGgtttgaggaggaaggaaatcCTTACTATTCCAGTGCAAG ATTATGGGATGACGGAATTATTGATCCAGCTGACACAAGACTGGTTTTGGGCCTCAGTCTCAGCGCAGCATTAAATGCACCTATGAAGAAGACAGAATTTGGGGTTTTCAGGATGTAA
- the MCCC2 gene encoding methylcrotonoyl-CoA carboxylase beta chain, mitochondrial isoform X3: MLLGPRLLLGRWRLLRHAAAAAPPARAYRGEAVAAVGSRPDAGSALYQENYERMKALVTELQEQAEKIRLGGGEKARKLHTSRGKLLPRERIDRLIDPGSPFLEFSQFAGYQLYGNEEVPAGGIITGIGRVSGVECLIVANDATVKGGTYYPITVKKHLRAQEIAMQNHLPCLYLVDSGGANLPRQAEVFPDRDHFGRIFYNQAVMSSQGIPQIAVVMGSCTAGGAYVPAMADESIIVGKQGTIFLGGPPLVKAATGEEVSAEDLGGADLHCRKSGVTDHYALDDNHAIHLARKAVRSLNLQKKVNVTIEPSEEPLFPADEIYGIVGDQLKRNFDVKEVIARIVDGSKFDEFKALYGDTLITGFARIFGYPVGVIGNNGVLFSESAKKGTHFIQLCCQRNIPIVFLQNITGFMVGREYEAGGIAKDGAKMVTAVACASVPKITVIIGGSYGAGNYGMCGRAYSPRFLYMWPNARISVMGGEQAATVLATIAKDQKAREGKQLSEADEAALKEPIIRRFEEEGNPYYSSASGVNLTEKSYLGNPCSF, from the exons ATGCTGCTGGGCCCGCGGCTGCTGCTGGGCCGCTGGCGGTTGCTGCGCCacgcggcggccgccgccccgcccgcccgcgcctaCCGCggcgaggcggtggcggcggtgggCTCGCGCCCCGACGCGGGCTCCGCGCTCTACCAG GAAAACTATGAACGAATGAAAGCACTGGTAACTGAACTCcaagagcaagcagaaaaaatCAGATTAG GAGGTGGAGAAAAAGCTCGTAAGCTTCACACATCAAGAGGAAAGCTGTTACCCAGAGAGAGAATTGACAGGCTTATTGATCCTGG GTCTCCGTTCCTGGAGTTCTCCCAGTTTGCAGGCTACCAGTTGTATGGTAATGAAGAGGTACCGGCAGGAGGCATTATCACAGGCATTGGACGAGTATCTGG ggtGGAATGCTTGATTGTTGCTAATGATGCAACTGTCAAAGGTGGTACCTATTATCCCATCACTGTTAAGAAACATTTACGTGCTCAAGAAATTGCAATGCAAAATCATCTCCCTTGCCTGTATTTGG TTGATTCAGGAGGAGCAAATTTACCTCGGCAAGCAGAAGTATTTCCAGATCGAGATCATTTTGGTCGTATTTTCTATAATCAAGCAGTCATGTCCTCACAAGGAATTCCACAG ATAGCAGTAGTAATGGGATCCTGTACAGCCGGAGGAGCATACGTACCTGCAATGGCTGATGAAAGTATTATTGTTGGCAAACAGGGAACAATATTCTTGGGAGGGCCACCACTG GTTAAAGCAGCAACAGGTGAAGAGGTATCAGCAGAGGATCTTGGAGGGGCGGATCTTCACTGCAg AAAATCTGGTGTAACAGATCATTATGCTTTGGATGACAATCATGCGATTCATCTAGCAAGGAAAGCTGTAAGAAGTTTAAATCTCCAAAAGAAAGTAAAT GTAACTATAGAACCATCAGAAGAGCCTTTATTTCCTGCTGATGAAATATATGGAATTGTTGGTGACCAGCTAAAAAGAAACTTTGATGTCAAAGAG GTCATTGCTAGAATTGTAGATGGAAGTAAATTTGATGAATTCAAAGCCTTGTATGGGGATACTTTAATTACAG GATTTGCAAGAATATTTGGTTATCCAGTAGGAGTTATTGGAAACAATGGAGTTCTTTTCTCAGAGTCAGCAAAAAAG GGTACACATTTTATCCAGTTGTGTTGCCAGAGAAATATTCCCATTGTGTTTTTGCAGAATATTACAG GTTTCATGGTTGGTAGAGAATATGAAGCTGGAGGGATAGCAAAAGATGGTGCCAAGATGGTAACTGCTGTAGCTTGTGCCAGTGTACCTAAAATAACAGTGATTATTGGTGGTTCTTATGGAGCTGGAAACTATGGGATGTGTGGAAGAGCATATAG TCCAAGATTTCTTTATATGTGGCCAAATGCTCGCATATCGGTGATGGGAGGGGAACAAGCTGCAACTGTTCTAGCTACAATAGCTAAGGACCAAAAAGCAAGGGAGGGAAAACAG TTATCTGAGGCAGATGAAGCAGCTTTGAAGGAGCCAATCATTAGGAGgtttgaggaggaaggaaatcCTTACTATTCCAGTGCAAG TGGAGTGAACTTAACTGAAAAATCATACCTAGGGAATCCATGTTCATTTTAA
- the MCCC2 gene encoding methylcrotonoyl-CoA carboxylase beta chain, mitochondrial isoform X6 gives MLLGPRLLLGRWRLLRHAAAAAPPARAYRGEAVAAVGSRPDAGSALYQENYERMKALVTELQEQAEKIRLGGGEKARKLHTSRGKLLPRERIDRLIDPGSPFLEFSQFAGYQLYGNEEVPAGGIITGIGRVSGVECLIVANDATVKGGTYYPITVKKHLRAQEIAMQNHLPCLYLVDSGGANLPRQAEVFPDRDHFGRIFYNQAVMSSQGIPQIAVVMGSCTAGGAYVPAMADESIIVGKQGTIFLGGPPLVKAATGEEVSAEDLGGADLHCRKSGVTDHYALDDNHAIHLARKAVRSLNLQKKVNVTIEPSEEPLFPADEIYGIVGDQLKRNFDVKEVIARIVDGSKFDEFKALYGDTLITGFARIFGYPVGVIGNNGVLFSESAKKGTHFIQLCCQRNIPIVFLQNITGFMVGREYEAGGIAKDGAKMVTAVACASVPKITVIIGGSYGAGNYGMCGRAYRSLILLKLVIFLKRKIPGGCVR, from the exons ATGCTGCTGGGCCCGCGGCTGCTGCTGGGCCGCTGGCGGTTGCTGCGCCacgcggcggccgccgccccgcccgcccgcgcctaCCGCggcgaggcggtggcggcggtgggCTCGCGCCCCGACGCGGGCTCCGCGCTCTACCAG GAAAACTATGAACGAATGAAAGCACTGGTAACTGAACTCcaagagcaagcagaaaaaatCAGATTAG GAGGTGGAGAAAAAGCTCGTAAGCTTCACACATCAAGAGGAAAGCTGTTACCCAGAGAGAGAATTGACAGGCTTATTGATCCTGG GTCTCCGTTCCTGGAGTTCTCCCAGTTTGCAGGCTACCAGTTGTATGGTAATGAAGAGGTACCGGCAGGAGGCATTATCACAGGCATTGGACGAGTATCTGG ggtGGAATGCTTGATTGTTGCTAATGATGCAACTGTCAAAGGTGGTACCTATTATCCCATCACTGTTAAGAAACATTTACGTGCTCAAGAAATTGCAATGCAAAATCATCTCCCTTGCCTGTATTTGG TTGATTCAGGAGGAGCAAATTTACCTCGGCAAGCAGAAGTATTTCCAGATCGAGATCATTTTGGTCGTATTTTCTATAATCAAGCAGTCATGTCCTCACAAGGAATTCCACAG ATAGCAGTAGTAATGGGATCCTGTACAGCCGGAGGAGCATACGTACCTGCAATGGCTGATGAAAGTATTATTGTTGGCAAACAGGGAACAATATTCTTGGGAGGGCCACCACTG GTTAAAGCAGCAACAGGTGAAGAGGTATCAGCAGAGGATCTTGGAGGGGCGGATCTTCACTGCAg AAAATCTGGTGTAACAGATCATTATGCTTTGGATGACAATCATGCGATTCATCTAGCAAGGAAAGCTGTAAGAAGTTTAAATCTCCAAAAGAAAGTAAAT GTAACTATAGAACCATCAGAAGAGCCTTTATTTCCTGCTGATGAAATATATGGAATTGTTGGTGACCAGCTAAAAAGAAACTTTGATGTCAAAGAG GTCATTGCTAGAATTGTAGATGGAAGTAAATTTGATGAATTCAAAGCCTTGTATGGGGATACTTTAATTACAG GATTTGCAAGAATATTTGGTTATCCAGTAGGAGTTATTGGAAACAATGGAGTTCTTTTCTCAGAGTCAGCAAAAAAG GGTACACATTTTATCCAGTTGTGTTGCCAGAGAAATATTCCCATTGTGTTTTTGCAGAATATTACAG GTTTCATGGTTGGTAGAGAATATGAAGCTGGAGGGATAGCAAAAGATGGTGCCAAGATGGTAACTGCTGTAGCTTGTGCCAGTGTACCTAAAATAACAGTGATTATTGGTGGTTCTTATGGAGCTGGAAACTATGGGATGTGTGGAAGAGCATATAG gTCCCTGATACTATTGAAGTTGgtgatatttttaaagagaaaaattcctGGGGGGTGTGTGAGATGA